In the Acidimicrobiales bacterium genome, CATCTCGCCCCCGCCGAACGCCGGCAAGAGCTGGCCGGGGACCTTCACCGGCGCCTTCAGCACCGGCAACTGTCCCGGCCAGCTGCACGCCTTCCCGACGGCCTTCACCTACAGCGTCACCGGCCAGGTGCACGGGACCGCGTACGTGCTGGTCCTGAACGCGCCGAACCTGCACATCTCGCTCGAGAAGACGGGGAGCTCGATCTGCATCAATGCCGCCTACGGGATCATCAAGCTGATCCTGCCGATCTTCCAGAAGTGGCCGGTGGAGGTGAACGTCCCCGCCGGGCAGACCTCGGCGACCTCGACGATGTCGAGCGGCGGCACCACCATCACCACCTCGCTGAAGAAGCTCACCTGAGGGTGCCGGCCGGCCGGCCGGCGGGCTAGCGGCCGGAGACGTCCAAGCGCTGCGCCGGCGAGCGCTCGGCGGGCGGCGGCGGGGAGGGCGCGGTCGCAGTTGCCTGCTGGGCCTGCTCCACCGGCGCCCCGAAGCGCAGCAGCAGCCCGCCGAAGGCGATCGAGCAGAGGGGCGAACCATGCCCAACCGAGCGCCAGCCCGGCGATCACGCCGGTGAGCCAGTGCACGTCGAGGAAGACCCGCGTGCAGGCGATGCCGATCGCGAGCGCTACCGCGGCGGCGAGGCCCGCCTGTGCGCGCGGGGACCGGCCGATGCCCGCCAGCAGTGCGAAGGCCGCGAAACTCGCCGCTGCCGCGGCGGCGTGCCCGCAGGGGAACGACCCGCCGCTGAACACACCGGAATGACACTCGAACGTTGTCGCGCGGGATAGACGCGGGACAAGGATGCGGTGGCTCGGCCGGCGTCCGACGCCGTTAAGTCTGTGAACTGGGAATCGTTCGGTGGCGTGTTCGCAGTTTGTGCTCTGACGACTAGGACTTTTTGTCCGGCTCTCCCATCCAGGGATCCCACACGCTATCCGCGGAGGCTCCACATCTCTCGCGTGTTTGTCCAGGTCAGGATGCCCGGACCCGACAATCGCCACGCGGCCCCCTTTCCACGAGGGAGCTATAGATTCCTATACAACGACTCGTTTATAGGGTAATATAGCCGCCATGAGGGATAGCCCCTATACGCCTGGTGCCGGACATAGCCCACTTGTGCTGGCCGGCCGTGACAATCTGATTGTCGATTGGCGGTCGATGCTCACCGATCTCCAGATCGATGGGCGCAAGCGGGCCAAGGATCTGATTCTTTCCGGACCTCGCGGCATCGGGAAGACCGTCCTGCTCACAAAATTCGAATCACTAGCAGCCGAACAGGGTTTTGACGCCATCCCGATCCAGGCCGTCGCCAGTGGACGGCTGATCGCCAGTCTCATGTCGCGCGCTGATGAGCAGATCCGTGCGCAGCGGGGGCCCTGGGAGCGGGCGAAGAGCGCACTGGAGCGGCTCGGGGGAGTCACTCTCGGAGCGGCGGGATTCAGCGCCGGCGTCACGTTGAATCCCTCACCTCAACAACCACTGCCGGATCCGGGGATGTTTGCAGCAGCTCTCGCCCTGCTTGCCAACGGACTCAAGTCCGAGAGGGGCAACGGCGGACTTCTCATCACCATCGACGAATTGCAGGTGGCTCGCGGAGAAGACCTCGCCCTTCTTGCCGCGACACTTCAACGTCTGAACGTCGAACATCCCGAAGCGCCCGTTGCCTTTGCTGGCTGCGGCCTTCCGAATACTTCCGAAGCGCTTCGCGAGGCAGGCGTGACCCATCCGGACCGCCTCTTTGATTTGCAGCCATTGACTGTCGACCTCGACGAGTCGTCTGCGCGATTCGCGATTGTGGAACCTGCACGGCAGCGTGACGTCATCTGGGCCCCGTCAGCGGTTGATGCGATTGTTCATGCCACGCACGGCTATCCGGCACATTTGCAGTTGCTCGCAGACCAGACGTGGCTTCAAGCAGATGGACCCGACATCGCCGAGGCGGATGCGCTCGTCGGAGTCTCATTGGGCGAGAACGAGATCAAGCGCCGTACGCTCGACCCGCGTTGGCTGCGTGCGACCGACCGGCAGGCAGAGCTGCTGGCTGCGATTGCCGTATCCCAAGAAAGCGGCGGAGTGGGTACCGCAACGACACAAGACGTCTCTCGCTCGCTTGGCAAAGCTCAGAGCGAATGGTCAACGGTACGCGCCGACCTCGTCACCGAAGGTGATATCTACGCTCCGCGCCGTGGACGGCTCTCGTTTACCGTCCCGACATTCGCAAAATACGTACTGGAGAACTACGAAGACCGTCGACTTGATGCGACTGTTGAAATGCTCACACTCAACGAGATGCGGAACAATAACGCCCCCTGACGCCGGGTGATCGTGGTCCGACTGCCCTGATCGGCCGGGCTCTCCGATCGCCCAGGGTCATCGCACGCCGCTGGCATCGGTCAAACCGGACATGATCGTCGCTCGCCAGCGTCGCATTCTGCCTGGCCAGAGGTACAACTGCGAAGACAAGGCGTGCGAACTGCGAACACGCCTTCGGTGGGGCTAGCTGGAATCGAACCAGCGACCTCAGCATTATCAGTGCTGCGCTCTAACCGACTGAGCTATAGCCCCTACAGCCCCAGTTGGGAGTTCACAACCTACACCAGGGGCCCGGCCTTCCTCCTGGGCTCACTCGTCGTCGTCGCTCGAAGCGAGCGGCGCGACAGCGGCGACCGAAGCCCCCTCGTCGAGGTTCATCACCCGCACCCCGGTGGCATCCCGGCCCTGCGCGGCGATGTCCCGGACGGTGATGCGGATCACCACGCCGGCACTGGAAGCGAGCAG is a window encoding:
- a CDS encoding ATP-binding protein; translation: MRDSPYTPGAGHSPLVLAGRDNLIVDWRSMLTDLQIDGRKRAKDLILSGPRGIGKTVLLTKFESLAAEQGFDAIPIQAVASGRLIASLMSRADEQIRAQRGPWERAKSALERLGGVTLGAAGFSAGVTLNPSPQQPLPDPGMFAAALALLANGLKSERGNGGLLITIDELQVARGEDLALLAATLQRLNVEHPEAPVAFAGCGLPNTSEALREAGVTHPDRLFDLQPLTVDLDESSARFAIVEPARQRDVIWAPSAVDAIVHATHGYPAHLQLLADQTWLQADGPDIAEADALVGVSLGENEIKRRTLDPRWLRATDRQAELLAAIAVSQESGGVGTATTQDVSRSLGKAQSEWSTVRADLVTEGDIYAPRRGRLSFTVPTFAKYVLENYEDRRLDATVEMLTLNEMRNNNAP